The window ACGATCACGTCTATTTCCAACTCGTGGGCGGCGACGGCAGCTTGATGCTCAAGCCGAAGGTTGCGCCGATCGCGGAAGCGCTCGAGGCCGCACAGTTCGGCCCGCTGCATCTGGTCGGCAACGCCGCCAATATCCTCGCCGAGCGATGGCCTGCGGACGCTGCTCCGCCGGTCAAGGTCGACAGGCAGCCCGCACCCGACATTACCTGGGTCGCGTGGGTCGGCGCCGCCGTGGATCCCGACACTGCGCCGCCGCGACCGTTCTATCTGCGCGCACCCGACGCGAAGCCGCCGAAGGATCGCCTGGTCATCAGCGCGCCGCCATCGACATGATCGGCTGGCTGTCGCGATGGTGGGGCGGCGGTCCGGCCGCGGTCGAGCCCGCATCGCTGCGTGATGCGGCGCGGCTCGCCCAATTGCACGGCGCCTCGTTTCATCGCGGCTGGGGCGAAGGCGAATTCGAGGCGATGCTGACCGAGCGCAACACGCTGGTGCACCGGCTGCGCCAGGGCCGCAGGGTGATCGGCTTCGCCGTCTCGCGGATGGCGGCGGATGAGGCGGAAATCCTGTCGATCGCGATCGATTCCAATCAGCGCGGGCGCGGCCTGTCGCGCGAGCTGCTGCTGACCCATCTCGGCCAC of the Bradyrhizobium quebecense genome contains:
- the rimI gene encoding ribosomal protein S18-alanine N-acetyltransferase, translated to MIGWLSRWWGGGPAAVEPASLRDAARLAQLHGASFHRGWGEGEFEAMLTERNTLVHRLRQGRRVIGFAVSRMAADEAEILSIAIDSNQRGRGLSRELLLTHLGHLAGRGIRTIFLEVEENNQPARRLYERAGFGVIGRRERYYKQPGGEHLNALLMRRDLS